The Gemmatimonadota bacterium genome contains a region encoding:
- a CDS encoding SDR family oxidoreductase yields MTTPPPRPLAVITGASEGIGRDLAACYALANFDLVLVARRELLLRELAGTLFAQHGARCQVLPADLSQPAECDRVLAALEGARDRLYALVNNAGLGTHGWFHEIAMERQRVLIEVNIAALTHLTRGVLPWLRANRRGHIMNVASVASFQPGPLMATYYASKAYVLSLSEALHNECLGTGVTVTAVCPGPTTTGFKVAAGLASDSAPGGPPPMDSADVADRAFRGTMAGKPVVITGARNVVAAALGRYLPRSWSAATIRKIQLARMKPTN; encoded by the coding sequence ATGACTACTCCGCCACCGCGGCCCCTGGCCGTCATCACCGGGGCATCCGAGGGGATCGGGCGCGACCTCGCGGCGTGTTACGCTTTGGCCAACTTCGACCTCGTCCTCGTCGCCCGTCGAGAGCTCTTGCTCCGCGAACTGGCCGGCACGCTCTTCGCCCAGCACGGGGCCCGGTGTCAGGTCCTTCCCGCCGACCTGTCGCAGCCGGCGGAGTGCGACCGAGTGCTCGCCGCCCTCGAGGGAGCGCGCGATCGCCTGTATGCGCTCGTGAACAACGCGGGCCTGGGGACCCACGGATGGTTCCACGAGATCGCCATGGAACGTCAGCGCGTGCTGATCGAAGTGAACATCGCCGCGCTCACCCACCTCACGCGCGGGGTGCTGCCCTGGTTGAGGGCGAACCGTCGCGGGCACATCATGAACGTGGCCTCGGTGGCGTCGTTCCAGCCCGGGCCCCTGATGGCGACCTACTACGCGTCCAAGGCGTACGTCCTGTCGCTGTCAGAGGCACTGCATAACGAGTGCCTTGGTACTGGCGTGACCGTCACCGCGGTCTGCCCGGGCCCGACGACGACCGGCTTCAAGGTGGCGGCAGGCCTGGCCTCGGACTCGGCCCCCGGTGGTCCACCTCCGATGGACTCCGCAGATGTCGCCGACCGCGCCTTTCGCGGTACCATGGCAGGCAAGCCGGTCGTGATCACGGGGGCGCGCAATGTGGTCGCGGCCGCGCTGGGTCGTTATCTGCCGCGCAGCTGGTCCGCCGCGACGATTCGCAAGATCCAACTCGCCCGCATGAAGCCGACGAACTAA
- a CDS encoding S8 family serine peptidase: protein MRTASSLKTTALIVLAAGCAADPVAGPGSATALASVVAADEGRATGTHLVSYRAGERGGARATVEALGGRVVREMPQIGVLQVAGLAVGGVGTLATSASVAAVAEDREVFARPLPRALRAAVASERLGVQGTDQRGAFFYPVQWNIRSSGADRAWGPSGTGAGKLVCILDTGIDPQHLDLAGNVDPSMTISGIALPRYASDVTPLDYDFHGTFIAGLVASNGIGVASVAPDARLCSIKVLSEDGRGTFADILFGILQAADWNADAINLSLGAVIDAKEPIFASLVANMQAAVDYANARGSLVVAAAGNLGVNFDEVPSRIVHIPSMLANVVSVGATAPFNQSSFDRLASYSNHGGVRTVDIVAPGGDLVAGGVTEDLVISACSQYARSLPFSCTARSFVFASGTSFASPLVAAAAAVVESANGNRSPAQHEACFRASSQRVGSRWMYGAGRLDVAAALACP, encoded by the coding sequence ATGCGCACCGCATCGTCCCTGAAGACCACGGCCCTCATTGTCCTCGCGGCCGGTTGCGCGGCGGACCCCGTGGCAGGGCCAGGATCCGCAACGGCGCTCGCCAGCGTCGTCGCGGCGGATGAGGGGAGGGCGACGGGCACGCATCTGGTGAGCTACCGGGCCGGTGAACGGGGAGGGGCGCGCGCGACGGTTGAGGCGCTTGGCGGACGCGTCGTGCGAGAGATGCCCCAGATCGGAGTGCTGCAGGTTGCCGGGCTTGCGGTGGGCGGGGTCGGCACGCTGGCGACGTCCGCCAGCGTGGCCGCCGTGGCAGAGGATCGTGAGGTTTTCGCCCGTCCTTTGCCCCGCGCGCTCCGCGCCGCGGTTGCGTCGGAGCGGCTGGGCGTTCAGGGGACGGACCAGCGTGGAGCCTTCTTCTATCCGGTGCAGTGGAACATTCGCTCGTCGGGGGCGGACCGCGCTTGGGGACCGTCCGGAACCGGGGCAGGGAAGCTGGTATGCATCCTGGATACCGGGATCGATCCGCAACATCTCGATCTTGCGGGGAACGTCGATCCGTCCATGACCATCTCCGGGATCGCGCTGCCGCGTTATGCCTCTGACGTCACACCGCTCGATTACGACTTTCACGGCACCTTTATCGCGGGGCTGGTCGCCAGCAATGGCATTGGGGTCGCCTCGGTCGCGCCGGACGCGCGGCTGTGCTCGATCAAGGTGCTCTCGGAGGATGGGCGCGGCACCTTTGCCGACATCCTCTTCGGGATCCTCCAGGCCGCTGACTGGAACGCGGATGCCATCAACTTGTCCCTCGGTGCCGTCATCGACGCCAAGGAGCCGATTTTCGCGAGCCTCGTCGCCAACATGCAGGCGGCGGTGGACTACGCGAACGCCCGCGGGTCGCTCGTCGTCGCGGCCGCCGGCAACCTGGGGGTGAACTTCGACGAAGTGCCGTCTCGCATCGTACACATCCCGTCGATGTTGGCCAACGTCGTGTCGGTCGGTGCCACGGCCCCATTCAATCAATCGTCTTTCGACCGATTGGCGTCGTACTCGAACCACGGCGGCGTTCGCACCGTGGACATCGTGGCACCGGGTGGGGACCTTGTGGCCGGCGGTGTCACGGAGGATCTGGTCATCTCCGCGTGCAGCCAGTACGCGCGTTCGCTGCCGTTCTCATGCACCGCTCGCTCTTTTGTCTTCGCCTCCGGGACGAGCTTTGCCAGCCCGCTCGTGGCTGCTGCCGCCGCCGTGGTGGAGTCGGCGAATGGGAATCGATCCCCTGCGCAGCACGAGGCGTGCTTCCGAGCCTCATCCCAGCGCGTTGGGAGTCGTTGGATGTACGGGGCCGGTCGGCTGGATGTCGCCGCCGCCCTGGCCTGCCCCTGA
- a CDS encoding serine hydrolase, translated as MPTPTRIFLVLASATSVAVAQQAPAPIPTKPRAAVTARGDSLQLPGTWTPVPGDALAHHTAGFATTLCAAVFITGLDPKDAAANVWFFTGPLEFRGEVRDTVIDRARQEVRLTLKNGVTRVAKKYGSQGCVARPIGADSVFFRPSVVKGNFAPATAPFPAGDALPRAPWPSGVDSALVAQAITEAFGPPDAMTLGFVVTHKGRIIGERYAPGIKPDTPLESWSMGKSLTGTLVARLMQMGVYTLEQPAPFPQWQKAGDPRQAIRIMDIMRMSSGLRIRAPQDPDYDASKGYPDHLYLYTGTADSYEWAATRPQQWKPGTVGRYRNSDPVLASYLVRLGAEKLKQDYHAFPTRALFEKLGMRGSVLYTDPYGNFLGQGYEAVSARDWARLGNLYLQDGVWNGERLLPAGYVQHARTIAPAWLADGRPVYGGGFMWVNGDGAQPLPTTAFAMLGAGGQSAWMVPSHGLVIVRIGKYRGSQVGDRALQQGMKTLMRAVKAG; from the coding sequence ATGCCCACGCCAACACGGATTTTCCTCGTCCTCGCGTCCGCGACGTCGGTCGCCGTGGCACAGCAGGCCCCCGCGCCGATCCCGACTAAGCCCCGCGCCGCCGTGACCGCCCGGGGCGACTCCCTGCAGCTGCCCGGCACGTGGACGCCGGTGCCGGGTGATGCCCTCGCCCACCACACCGCCGGGTTCGCGACTACGCTGTGCGCGGCCGTCTTCATCACCGGGCTGGACCCGAAAGACGCCGCCGCGAACGTCTGGTTCTTCACCGGCCCGCTCGAGTTCCGCGGCGAGGTGCGGGACACGGTGATTGACCGTGCCCGCCAGGAGGTGCGGCTCACACTGAAGAACGGCGTCACCCGTGTGGCGAAGAAGTATGGCAGTCAGGGGTGTGTCGCCCGGCCCATTGGCGCCGACTCCGTGTTCTTCCGGCCCTCAGTCGTGAAGGGCAACTTCGCGCCAGCGACGGCGCCGTTCCCCGCGGGTGATGCCCTGCCTCGCGCGCCGTGGCCCAGCGGGGTGGACTCCGCATTGGTGGCGCAGGCGATCACCGAGGCGTTCGGTCCGCCGGACGCGATGACCCTCGGCTTCGTGGTCACCCACAAGGGACGGATCATCGGCGAGCGTTATGCCCCGGGGATCAAGCCGGACACTCCGCTCGAAAGCTGGTCGATGGGGAAGAGTCTCACCGGGACCCTCGTCGCGCGCCTCATGCAGATGGGGGTGTACACGCTGGAGCAACCTGCCCCGTTCCCCCAATGGCAGAAGGCCGGTGACCCACGCCAGGCGATCCGCATCATGGACATCATGCGGATGTCGAGCGGTTTGCGCATCCGGGCCCCGCAAGACCCGGACTATGACGCAAGCAAGGGGTATCCCGATCACCTCTACCTCTACACCGGGACAGCGGATTCGTACGAATGGGCGGCCACGCGCCCCCAACAGTGGAAACCCGGCACGGTGGGCCGATATCGCAATTCCGACCCCGTCCTCGCCAGTTACCTCGTGCGTCTCGGTGCGGAGAAGCTCAAGCAGGACTACCACGCCTTCCCGACCCGCGCGCTCTTCGAGAAGCTGGGGATGCGAGGGTCGGTCCTCTACACCGACCCCTATGGCAACTTCCTCGGGCAGGGCTACGAGGCGGTGTCGGCGCGGGACTGGGCGCGCCTGGGCAACCTGTATCTCCAGGATGGAGTCTGGAACGGTGAGCGGCTCCTTCCGGCCGGCTATGTCCAGCACGCTCGTACCATCGCGCCGGCCTGGCTGGCCGACGGGCGCCCCGTCTACGGCGGTGGGTTCATGTGGGTGAACGGGGATGGCGCACAGCCGCTCCCCACGACCGCCTTTGCCATGCTTGGCGCTGGCGGCCAAAGCGCCTGGATGGTCCCCTCCCACGGGCTCGTCATCGTCCGGATCGGGAAATACCGTGGATCACAGGTGGGGGACCGCGCCTTGCAGCAGGGGATGAAGACCCTGATGCGGGCGGTCAAGGCGGGCTAG
- a CDS encoding DNA-3-methyladenine glycosylase I: MPRVPPPPARCPWCGTDPLYVAYHDAEWGRPVSDDRRLFEKLCLEGFQAGLSWITILRKREHFRAAFDDFDFAVVARYTARKVERLLADAGIVRHRGKIESTINNAKRACDLVDERGSLAGLVWSFEPPPSARPKTLTWDVLRTMGTTPESTALSKELKRRGWSFVGPTTMYAAMQAMGMVNDHIETCDTRTVVEKMRRSFRRPG; this comes from the coding sequence ATGCCACGCGTCCCTCCGCCACCCGCACGGTGCCCCTGGTGCGGCACCGACCCGCTGTATGTCGCCTATCACGACGCCGAATGGGGTCGTCCGGTCTCCGACGACCGTCGGTTGTTCGAGAAGTTATGCCTGGAAGGGTTTCAGGCGGGATTGAGCTGGATCACGATCCTCCGGAAGCGCGAGCATTTTCGTGCGGCCTTTGACGACTTCGACTTCGCGGTCGTGGCCCGCTACACCGCACGCAAGGTGGAGCGCCTGCTCGCCGACGCGGGGATCGTGCGCCACCGGGGCAAGATCGAGAGCACCATCAACAACGCAAAGCGTGCGTGTGACCTCGTCGACGAACGCGGGTCGCTGGCGGGGCTTGTGTGGTCGTTCGAGCCGCCTCCGAGCGCACGCCCCAAGACGTTGACGTGGGACGTCCTTCGCACGATGGGCACCACCCCGGAGTCGACGGCCCTGTCCAAGGAGCTCAAGCGCCGGGGGTGGAGCTTTGTCGGGCCCACCACGATGTACGCCGCCATGCAGGCGATGGGGATGGTGAACGACCATATCGAAACCTGCGACACCAGGACCGTCGTAGAGAAGATGCGTCGTTCCTTTCGCCGGCCCGGATGA
- a CDS encoding bifunctional metallophosphatase/5'-nucleotidase — translation MRVPFRLLSTLLVAACVGGGRSSPPGAPAVAGGATLTFLHVNDVYEIMPVEGGRVGGLARVAALRRRLEAERGPVLFTHGGDFFSPSALGTARVDGQPLAGRQMVAVLNAAGLDWATLGNHEFDVNEATFRQRVAESQFRYVTGNVTDTVGQPFPGILSRAIVPMRTRSGRVVRVGLVGTLTPVNRVPYVRYGDQYATVRAQVATFKDSVDAVVALTHQYFYEDERLASDIPELDLILGGHEHKNYLLRRGRQLAPIVKADGNARTAQVVTMHFGAPGTRPRVTTELVPINDQLPADTAVAREVEHWLDQAFVGYERAGFRPREVITELREPLDALETTIRFRASNLTDLVLAAMRREAPGAEIGFFNVGSVRIDDVIPAGPITQYDVIRILPFGGPLVTVQVTGALMAQALLTARANAGIGGFLHAFGARVEGERVLVGDNPIDPARRYTVVTTDFMLTGRETRLGFFSATNPGITDRKNLRDIRMPLIEELRALGNQR, via the coding sequence ATGCGCGTTCCCTTTCGCCTCCTCAGCACCCTCCTGGTGGCCGCCTGCGTGGGCGGCGGACGCTCGTCTCCGCCCGGCGCTCCGGCCGTCGCCGGAGGGGCGACGCTCACCTTCCTCCATGTCAACGACGTCTACGAGATCATGCCGGTCGAGGGGGGACGGGTTGGCGGACTCGCGCGGGTCGCGGCGCTCAGGCGACGCTTGGAGGCGGAACGCGGCCCCGTGCTCTTCACCCACGGTGGCGACTTCTTCTCCCCGTCCGCGCTGGGTACAGCCCGAGTGGACGGCCAGCCACTCGCGGGGCGTCAGATGGTGGCGGTGCTCAACGCCGCGGGGCTCGATTGGGCCACGTTAGGCAACCACGAATTCGACGTCAACGAGGCGACCTTTCGGCAGCGGGTCGCCGAGTCCCAGTTTCGCTACGTGACCGGGAACGTTACCGATACCGTCGGACAGCCGTTCCCAGGCATCCTGTCACGGGCGATTGTCCCGATGCGCACCCGGAGCGGGCGCGTCGTGCGGGTCGGCCTTGTCGGGACGCTCACCCCGGTGAACCGCGTGCCCTACGTCCGCTATGGCGATCAGTACGCCACCGTCCGCGCGCAAGTCGCCACGTTCAAGGACTCGGTCGATGCGGTCGTCGCCCTGACGCACCAGTACTTCTACGAGGATGAGCGGCTCGCGTCCGATATCCCGGAGCTGGATCTCATCCTTGGGGGCCACGAGCACAAGAACTATCTCCTCCGGCGCGGGCGACAACTCGCCCCGATCGTCAAGGCGGACGGCAACGCGCGCACAGCCCAGGTTGTCACGATGCACTTTGGTGCTCCCGGGACGCGCCCTCGCGTCACGACCGAGCTGGTCCCCATCAACGACCAGCTGCCGGCCGATACCGCGGTGGCCCGCGAGGTGGAACACTGGCTGGACCAGGCCTTTGTGGGGTACGAGCGCGCTGGCTTTCGTCCCCGTGAGGTCATCACCGAACTCCGGGAACCGCTCGACGCCCTCGAAACGACGATCCGCTTTCGCGCGTCGAACCTCACCGATCTCGTGCTCGCCGCGATGCGACGCGAAGCCCCCGGCGCCGAGATCGGGTTCTTCAACGTGGGCAGCGTGCGGATCGACGACGTGATCCCGGCCGGCCCCATCACGCAGTACGACGTGATCCGCATCCTGCCGTTTGGGGGACCGCTCGTCACGGTACAGGTCACGGGCGCCCTGATGGCCCAGGCGCTACTGACGGCGCGCGCCAATGCGGGCATCGGCGGCTTTCTCCATGCCTTTGGCGCGCGGGTCGAGGGCGAACGCGTCCTGGTCGGCGACAACCCGATCGACCCCGCGCGACGTTACACCGTGGTCACCACCGACTTCATGCTCACCGGCCGAGAGACGCGCCTGGGGTTCTTTTCGGCGACCAACCCGGGGATCACCGATCGGAAGAACCTGAGGGACATCCGGATGCCCCTCATCGAGGAACTCCGCGCATTGGGCAACCAGCGTTAA
- the uvrA gene encoding excinuclease ABC subunit UvrA, with product MKDAIIVHGARQHNLKDITVRIPRRAVTVVTGPSGSGKSSLAFDTVYAEGQRRYVESLSAYARQFLERMEKPDVDYIEGISPAVAIEQRNPGRSSRSTVGTSTEISDYLRLLWARIGETACPHCGRILKPDTTGDIAEAIFGHPQGTRFLVTFPLRPSQHVTTQALVESLREQGFLRVVVDGSEAVHLDEVAQREIPLVGRAEVLVVVDRLAVQPDMRGRIVEAAGAAFRHGDGECVVVVGTGAARRIERFTERLECPNDGFRAPHPSPQLFSFNNPRGACPTCNGFGANLTYDEQLIIPDPARTLRDGAIDPWTKPRYEGRRSTLTTFCRDQGIPMDVPWQSLGAAHRELLLHRPTARGYRGIFPFLQDLEAKRYKQYIRVFLRQYQSAVECAECRGTRLRPEALLVRVAGRTIAEVNALPVRALRDWIEGLTLPAFAQQVAVHILREARDRVRFLCEVGLTYVTLDRATRTLSGGEAQRITLANSLGASLIDTLYVLDEPSIGLHPRDLDRLLALLKRLRDGGNTVLVVEHDLEAIRAADHMIELGPGSGENGGRVVFEGPVADAAGSPLTGPYLTGAMAIPVPKRRPVNRGKLVLRGAREHNLQDVEVTIPLGALTVVTGVSGSGKSTLVHDVLYRALEARLTGETSAKRHLGERVGTVQELVGAEALDAVVLVDQEPIGRSPRSNPVTYIKAFDEIRRIFASAPAAKKARLSPYHFSFNVKGGRCERCEGAGALQVEMVFMADVFVPCDDCAGRRFQQRVLDVTVNGRNIHDVLQLTVDQAIRAFPHEDKLGQALWHLQQVGLGYLRLGQSATTLSGGEAQRVKIARELATSSRGMGRRLYLMDEPTTGLHIDDVRKLVGVLDRLVDAGHTVLLIEHNLDVIKLADWIIDMGPDGGDGGGRVVAMGRPEDVVRVDASHTGRFLRPLLGLSR from the coding sequence GTGAAGGACGCGATCATTGTCCACGGAGCCCGCCAGCACAACCTCAAGGACATCACGGTCCGCATCCCACGGCGGGCGGTCACGGTGGTCACCGGCCCCTCGGGATCGGGGAAGTCATCGCTGGCCTTTGACACCGTGTATGCCGAGGGACAGCGGCGATACGTGGAGTCGCTGTCCGCGTATGCGCGACAGTTCCTTGAGCGCATGGAGAAGCCCGATGTCGACTACATCGAGGGCATCTCGCCGGCCGTCGCCATCGAGCAGCGGAACCCCGGGCGCTCTTCGCGCTCCACCGTCGGGACCTCCACGGAGATCTCCGACTACCTGCGTTTGCTGTGGGCCAGGATCGGGGAGACCGCCTGTCCGCACTGCGGGCGCATTCTCAAGCCGGACACGACCGGAGATATCGCGGAGGCGATCTTCGGCCACCCGCAGGGGACCCGTTTTCTCGTCACCTTCCCCCTGCGGCCTTCCCAACACGTGACGACGCAGGCGCTCGTGGAGAGCTTGCGCGAGCAGGGATTTCTTCGGGTGGTTGTTGACGGGAGTGAGGCGGTGCACCTCGATGAGGTCGCGCAGCGTGAGATTCCGCTCGTGGGTCGTGCGGAGGTCCTGGTCGTGGTCGACCGACTTGCGGTGCAACCCGACATGCGCGGGCGGATTGTTGAAGCCGCGGGTGCGGCATTTCGCCATGGGGACGGCGAGTGCGTGGTGGTCGTCGGGACTGGTGCCGCGCGCCGTATCGAGCGGTTCACCGAGCGCCTGGAATGTCCGAACGATGGGTTCCGTGCGCCGCACCCGTCCCCGCAGCTGTTCTCGTTCAACAACCCGCGCGGGGCCTGTCCGACGTGCAACGGGTTCGGCGCGAACCTCACGTACGACGAGCAGCTGATCATCCCGGATCCCGCGCGAACGCTGCGTGACGGGGCGATCGACCCCTGGACCAAGCCCCGGTACGAGGGACGCCGGAGCACCCTGACGACCTTTTGCCGCGACCAGGGGATTCCCATGGATGTGCCCTGGCAGTCGTTAGGCGCCGCGCACCGCGAGCTCCTGCTGCACCGTCCCACGGCGCGCGGGTACCGTGGGATCTTTCCGTTCCTGCAGGACCTCGAGGCCAAACGGTACAAGCAGTACATCCGCGTCTTCCTGCGGCAATACCAGTCGGCGGTCGAGTGTGCCGAGTGCCGGGGAACGCGATTACGCCCGGAGGCCCTCCTGGTCCGGGTCGCGGGGCGAACGATCGCCGAGGTAAACGCCCTTCCCGTGCGCGCGTTGCGCGACTGGATCGAAGGGCTCACGCTTCCCGCGTTCGCGCAGCAAGTGGCGGTGCACATCCTGCGCGAGGCCCGCGACCGCGTCCGGTTCCTCTGCGAGGTGGGGCTGACGTACGTGACGCTGGACCGGGCTACCCGCACCCTCTCGGGGGGCGAGGCCCAGCGCATTACCCTCGCGAACTCGTTAGGTGCCTCGCTCATCGACACCCTGTACGTCCTCGACGAGCCGTCCATCGGGTTGCACCCGCGGGACCTCGACCGGTTGCTGGCGTTGCTCAAGCGCCTGCGGGACGGCGGCAACACCGTCCTGGTCGTGGAACATGATCTCGAGGCGATCCGGGCGGCGGACCACATGATCGAGCTGGGCCCGGGCAGCGGGGAGAACGGGGGGCGCGTCGTGTTCGAGGGGCCGGTCGCCGACGCGGCCGGCAGCCCCCTAACGGGGCCGTACCTCACCGGCGCGATGGCCATCCCGGTGCCGAAGCGGCGCCCCGTGAACCGCGGGAAGCTTGTGCTCCGCGGGGCACGGGAGCACAACCTGCAGGATGTCGAGGTCACCATCCCGTTAGGCGCGCTCACCGTCGTCACTGGGGTCTCGGGGTCCGGTAAGAGCACCCTCGTCCATGACGTCCTGTATCGAGCGCTCGAGGCCCGGCTCACCGGGGAAACCTCGGCCAAGCGGCACCTCGGCGAGCGCGTGGGTACCGTGCAGGAACTGGTCGGGGCGGAAGCGCTCGACGCGGTCGTCCTCGTCGACCAGGAGCCGATTGGGAGGTCGCCGCGGTCGAACCCCGTGACCTACATCAAGGCCTTCGATGAGATCCGCCGGATCTTTGCGTCCGCGCCAGCGGCGAAGAAAGCCCGGCTGAGCCCGTATCACTTCTCCTTCAACGTGAAGGGAGGACGTTGCGAGCGGTGCGAGGGCGCGGGCGCGCTCCAGGTCGAGATGGTCTTCATGGCCGACGTGTTTGTCCCGTGCGACGACTGCGCCGGTCGACGCTTCCAGCAACGGGTCCTGGACGTGACGGTCAACGGGCGGAACATCCACGACGTCCTGCAGCTGACGGTCGACCAGGCCATTCGTGCCTTTCCCCACGAGGACAAACTCGGGCAAGCGCTCTGGCACCTGCAGCAGGTCGGGCTCGGGTACCTGCGCCTCGGACAGTCGGCCACCACGCTCTCCGGAGGCGAGGCCCAGCGCGTCAAGATCGCGCGCGAACTCGCGACCTCTTCCCGCGGCATGGGTCGGCGCTTGTACCTGATGGACGAACCCACGACCGGCTTGCACATCGACGACGTGCGCAAGCTGGTCGGGGTGCTCGACCGCCTGGTCGATGCCGGGCACACGGTGTTGCTCATCGAACACAACCTCGACGTCATCAAGCTGGCCGACTGGATCATCGACATGGGCCCGGACGGCGGCGACGGGGGTGGTCGGGTGGTCGCCATGGGCCGACCAGAAGACGTGGTACGGGTCGACGCCTCACACACCGGGCGGTTTCTCCGCCCCCTGCTTGGCCTGTCCCGTTAG
- a CDS encoding FHA domain-containing protein, whose protein sequence is MPFLQLRDSRYPLREGVNRIGWGAGVDVRLPSPTDDVATALEAAASVEIVGGGAALAGHGDAVRLNGVSVQEPTPLLHGDAVQIAGWELRFGDEALLGDTVPLAVNEDAPIAVASPAAAISRSGGRLVSQTDGREYPIGGDGLLIGRDPTCHVVVARPDVSRRHLAIRETPTGYLLLDTSTNGVLVNGARVLTEVPLGRGDTIRVGLEEFRFHSDRSEPLVATAVPQLASTGSFAAARRPEAATKPPELLLGTLEVRNEGPTKGTRYELRSPRIDVGRGLHNDVVIPDESVSDSHAKLQLREDGWYLSDLGSTNGTYAGGERLQGDLKIASGSDLRFGGVKVVFRPSGPTARPSGETRVIVGVKGPDPKRAAERLKELAEHATEEPSPVKAPSRLASLLWIVLLALVALVLWAVTGGEP, encoded by the coding sequence ATGCCCTTTCTGCAGCTCCGCGATTCGAGGTATCCGCTGCGCGAGGGGGTGAACCGCATCGGTTGGGGTGCCGGGGTCGACGTCCGGCTGCCGTCGCCGACCGACGACGTGGCGACCGCCTTGGAGGCGGCTGCATCCGTGGAAATTGTCGGCGGGGGAGCCGCCCTGGCTGGGCACGGCGACGCCGTCCGCCTCAACGGCGTTTCGGTTCAGGAGCCAACGCCACTCCTCCATGGCGATGCCGTCCAGATCGCGGGCTGGGAGCTGCGCTTTGGGGACGAGGCCTTGCTGGGCGATACCGTTCCCCTGGCGGTCAACGAGGACGCGCCGATCGCTGTTGCAAGCCCCGCGGCCGCGATCAGCCGCTCCGGGGGACGTCTCGTGTCCCAGACCGACGGGCGAGAGTACCCCATCGGTGGCGACGGCTTGCTGATCGGGCGCGATCCCACCTGTCACGTCGTGGTTGCCCGACCGGACGTGTCGCGTCGCCACCTCGCCATCCGCGAGACCCCCACGGGCTACCTCCTGCTCGACACGAGTACGAATGGAGTCCTCGTCAATGGGGCGCGCGTGCTCACGGAGGTGCCGCTCGGTCGCGGCGACACCATCCGCGTTGGGTTGGAAGAGTTCCGGTTCCACTCGGATCGCTCGGAACCGCTCGTGGCCACCGCGGTCCCCCAGCTGGCGTCGACGGGCAGTTTTGCTGCGGCCCGACGCCCGGAGGCGGCGACGAAGCCGCCGGAACTGCTGCTCGGGACCCTCGAGGTGCGCAACGAAGGGCCGACCAAGGGGACCCGCTATGAGCTGCGGTCTCCACGCATTGACGTGGGACGAGGGCTGCACAACGACGTGGTGATTCCTGACGAGAGCGTCAGCGACAGCCACGCCAAGCTGCAGCTCCGCGAGGATGGCTGGTACCTGAGCGACCTCGGCTCCACGAACGGGACATACGCTGGGGGCGAGCGTCTCCAGGGTGACCTCAAGATTGCGTCCGGTAGCGACCTGCGGTTTGGCGGCGTCAAGGTGGTCTTTCGTCCATCCGGCCCGACCGCTCGACCTTCGGGGGAGACTCGGGTTATTGTTGGGGTCAAGGGACCCGACCCGAAACGCGCGGCAGAGCGACTCAAGGAACTCGCGGAACATGCGACCGAGGAGCCGAGCCCCGTCAAGGCGCCGTCCCGTTTGGCCTCACTGTTGTGGATCGTCCTCCTCGCCCTCGTCGCCCTCGTGTTATGGGCTGTCACTGGTGGTGAACCGTAA
- a CDS encoding Stp1/IreP family PP2C-type Ser/Thr phosphatase — MDLTFAARTDVGMIRSGNEDAYFAHATRERGIFIVADGMGGHAAGEVASEMTVQIVSRELTDLSPADNAALEHLADSIRRANRAVYDRTIAEADKQGMGTTASVLVVANGRFLIGQVGDSRIYLLRDGALKQVTKDHSYVQEQVDAGLLTPEQARYHPYSNVITRCVGAGESVEPDAYSGDLRPGDVFLVASDGLTGMVDDRRIQQLLLSRASAGRLVDALIAEANYRGGLDNITAIVIQIASTDNGGPEHPTPRHAEPVTT, encoded by the coding sequence ATGGACCTGACATTCGCGGCTCGCACCGACGTCGGAATGATTCGTTCCGGGAATGAGGATGCGTATTTCGCCCACGCCACCCGGGAGCGCGGCATCTTTATCGTCGCGGACGGAATGGGTGGCCATGCGGCTGGCGAAGTCGCGTCGGAGATGACGGTGCAGATCGTCTCCCGTGAGCTGACCGACCTTTCACCGGCTGACAACGCCGCGCTGGAACATCTCGCCGATTCGATTCGGCGGGCCAATAGGGCGGTCTACGATCGCACCATCGCCGAAGCGGACAAGCAGGGCATGGGAACGACCGCATCGGTGCTCGTCGTTGCCAACGGGCGCTTCCTCATCGGGCAGGTCGGTGATTCGCGGATCTATCTCCTCCGAGACGGGGCGCTCAAGCAGGTCACCAAGGACCATTCGTATGTGCAGGAGCAGGTGGATGCCGGGCTGCTGACCCCGGAACAGGCACGGTACCATCCCTACAGCAACGTGATCACCCGCTGCGTTGGGGCTGGGGAGTCAGTGGAGCCGGACGCGTACAGCGGCGACCTTCGCCCCGGAGACGTCTTCCTGGTCGCCAGCGACGGCCTCACGGGGATGGTGGACGACCGGCGGATCCAGCAGCTGCTCCTCTCCCGCGCCTCGGCAGGACGGCTCGTGGACGCGCTGATCGCCGAAGCCAACTATCGTGGTGGCCTCGACAACATCACCGCCATCGTGATCCAGATCGCATCCACTGACAACGGCGGTCCTGAACACCCGACCCCGCGCCATGCAGAACCCGTCACCACCTGA